The Zea mays cultivar B73 chromosome 7, Zm-B73-REFERENCE-NAM-5.0, whole genome shotgun sequence DNA segment GCCGTGCCAGTGTAGATGAAGCGAAGCACGGCCTTGAACGCCGCGGGCTTTATGTCCTTCACCTCGATGTGCCGGGACGCCTCCTCCTTCATTCCCCCAAACAGCTCCGCCATGAACACCGGCGACCtcgaggcaaggatggccttgtgCGCGGCGAACTTCTCGCCGGACACATGGAACGTGACGTCCGCGCCCGTCCCCTTCTGCAGAAGTTCGCCCAAGTGCCGGTGCAGTTCGAGGGACGGCAGCATCGCAGCATCGCGATCCATGGCCgtcgccgcagccgcagccgcagtATTCCGCGCCGGCGCTTTTTTTAGCACCGTGATGCTGCACTCCACGGTGTAGGAATCGTCCACCAGGTAGCCAGACTTCTCCAGATCCTCTCTTCCCGTCACCTGGATTGCACCGGAGTAATCGCCGGACTTGTAGAACTTATGCGATTTGCTATTCTCCTTCGACGGCTTCAGCCTCCCGGTCGGATCAACCAGGCGGCAGCTGAGCTTGGCCTTGACGTCGCCGCCGCGCGCTTCGGAGATCAAGACGAGCCTCAGCGTCACCGGGCGCTCGTGGCCCTCCGAGTGATCCTTGGGACGCAAGTGGACCTCCCAATCGTGGCCACCGACGGCCCATTTCCTCGACATGAGGAACTCCCCATCGCACATCGCCTTGATCACCGAATGGCCTACAACCTTGAGCAGGTCCTTGGAGCGAGCAACATCGGTGAGGTATTGCATGGTGGGTGATTGGATGACAGGGATCTACAGTTCTCTCTAGAGGTGGCGGCGCGAATCAGTTTTTGCCCTAGCCCAATTTATGAACGCCGTCGCCGGCAGGGTCGGTTGGGGTACTGTGGCGCACAGCTGGCGCTCATTTGAAGTGGTGACGGCTCGGCTGCTGCCTGCTGCGTATACACGTCGTTCGAGATGAGATCAGGTTTTCCTGTACACGAACCTCGTTCCGTCGAGTTATGGCTATAGTATTATGTGGTGGAGACTTTCTTATATTTTACAAAATTTATTAAaaaagcaataattaaattctaaAATAAAAGGTTGTTCTAAAAATATCCAAATATTAATACTAATTATATACTATAAATATTAATTATTTTTAGATATGTAGATAAAGTTAAAAAATAATTGGTTTTTAAAAATGAGAGTGTCAACTATTTTAAGAAGGAGGATATAGCATTATGTGAACTTTAAAATTCTACTAATACATTGTTTGCGTTGTAACAGCACACAAATTACTTGAGTGGATCATAACTATACAATATTCAGAGAAACATAAGAGAGGAGATAGagaaattgaaagtcgcctagaggggggtgaatagggcgaaactgaaatttacaaatataaacacaactacaagccggggttagcgttagtaataaagaaacgagtccgtgagagagggcgcaaaacaaatcccaagcgaataagtaagtgagacacggagatttgttttaccgaggttcggttcttgcaaacctactccccgttgaggaggccacaaaggccgggtctctttcaacccttccctctctcaaacgatccacggatcgagtgagctttctcttctcaatcacttggaacacaaagttcccacaaggaccaccacaagtttggtgtctcttgcctcaaattacaagtgagtttgattgcaaagaaaggatcaagaaagaagaaagcaatccaagcgcaagagctcgaaagaacacaagcaaatcactctctctagtcactatggcgttgtggagaatttggagaggatttgatctctttggtgtgtctagaattgaatgctagagctcttgtagtagttgggaagtggaaaacttggatgcaatgaatggtggggtggttggggtatttatagccccaaccaccaaaagtggccgttgggaggctgtctgctcgatggcgcaccggacagtccggtgcacaccggacagtccggtgccccctgccacgtcatcactgccgttggattctagccgttggagcttctgacttgtgggcccgcctaggtgtccggtgcacaccggacatgtactgtttgctgtccggtgtgccggaatgggcgcgcctgacatctgcgcgcgcagagcgcgcattaaatgcgcggcagagagccgttggcgcggagatagccgttgctccggagtcgcaccggacagtccggtgcacaccggacagtccggtgaattatagcggactagccgttggagtttcccgaagctggcgagttcctgaggccgctcctctgtggcgcaccggacactgtccggtgtacaccggacagtccggtgaattatagcgtgagtgcctctggaaattttccgaaggtggcgagtttgagctggagtcctccggtgcaccggacactgtccggtggtgcaccggacactgtccggtgtacaccggacagtccgatgctcccagaccagagggccttcggttcccactttgctcctttgttgaatccaaaacttggtctttttatttgctgagtgtgaacctttttacacctgtataacttgtgcactagagcaaactagttagtccaaagatttgtgttgggcaattcaaccaccaaaattatataggaactaggtgtaagcctaattccctttcaatctccccctttttggtgattgatgccaacacaaaccaaagcaaatatagaagtgcataattgaactagtttgcataatgtaagtgtaaaggttgcttggaattgagccaatataaatacttactagatatgcatggattgtttcttacttataacattttggaccacgcttgcaccacatgttttgtttttgcaaaatcttttgtaaatcctttttcaaagttcttttgcaaatagtcaagggtagtgaataagaattttgcaaagcattttcaagatttgagattttcttcccttgtttcaaatgcttttcctttgactaaacaaaactccccctaaatgaaatcctcctcttagttttcaagagggttttgatgtattttgaaatactactttctccccctattgaacacaataggataccaattgaaaaataatcaacactgagtttttgaaattggaaataggtggtggtgcggtccttttgctttgggctcatttctccccctttttagcatgaatcgccaaaaacggaatcattagagccctcgaagtgttgTCTtcttctttggtcataaatgagtgagttaagattataccaaagacgaagtctggtccttttgccttgggcttttactttctcccccaaagacaaagtccttttctttgatgctcatgcttttctcccccaagaatggagagttgcttggagtgatggcgaagtatgagttacgtagtggaagcctttgtcttcgccgaagactccaattccctttcgatatacctatgacttggtttgaaatagacttgaaaacacaatagtcatagcatatgaaagagatatgatcaaaagtatacaaATGAGttatgagtgcaagttaacaaaagaaattcctagaatcaagaatattgagctcatgcctaagtttgttaaaagattgttcatcaagcggcttggtaaagatatcggctaattgatctttagtattaatgtaagaaatctcgatatctccctttggttggtgatccctaagaaaatgataccgaatggctatgtgtttagtgcggctatgctcgacaggattatcggacattttgattgcactctcattatcacatagcaaagggactttggttaatttgtaaccgtagtcccgcagggtttgcctcatccaaagtaattgcgcgcaacaatggcctgcggcaatgtactcggcttcggcggttgaaagagcgaccgaattttgcttcttagaagcccaagacaccaaggatcttcccaagaactggcaagtccccgatgtgctcttcctattgattttacaccccgcccaatcggcatccgaatatccaatcaaatcaaatgtggatcccctaggataccaaagcccaaacttaggagtataagccaaatatcttaagattcgtttcacggccgtaaggtgagcttccttagggtcggcttggaatcttgcacacatgcatacagaaagcataatatccggtcgagatgcacataaatagagtaaagatcctatcatcgaccggtataccttttgatccacggacttacctcccgtgtcgaggtcgagatgtccattagttcccatgggtgtcttgataggcttggcatccttcatcccaaacttgtttagaatgtcttgagtatacttcgtttggctaatgaaggtgccctcttggagttgcttcacttgaaatcctagaaagtacttcaactcccccatcattgacatctcgaacttctgtgtcatgatcctactaaactcttcacaagtagactcgttagtagacccaaatataatatcatcaacataaatttggcatacaaacaagtcattttcaagagttttagtaaagagtgtaggatcggctttaccgactttgaagccattagcaataaggaaatctctaaggcattcataccatgctcttggggcttgcttgagcccataaagcgccttagagagcttatagacatggttaggatactcactgtcttcaaagccgggaggttgctcaacatagacctcttccttgattggtccattgaggaaggcacttttcacgtccatttgataaagcttaaagccatggtaagtagcataggccaataatatgcgaattgactcaagcctagctacgggtgcataggtttcaccgaaatccaaaccttcgacttgggagtatcccttggccacaagtcgagctttgttccttgtcaccacaccatgctcatcttgcttgttgcggaagacccatttggttcctacaacattttggttaggacgtggaactaaatgccatacctcatttctagtgaagttgttgagctcctcttgcatcgccaccacccaatccgaatcttggagtgcttcctctaccctgtgtggctcaatagaggaaacaaacgagtaatgttcacaaaaatgtgcaacacgagatcgagtagttacccccttatgaatatcgccgaggatggtgtcgacggggtgatctcgttgaattgcttggtggactcttgggtgtggcggcctttgttcttcttcctccttgtcttgattatttgcatctcccccttgatctatgtcgtcatcttgaggtggctcatttgattgatcttcttcttcatcaacttgagcctcttcctcattttgagtcggtggagatgcttgcatggaggagtatggttgatcttgtgcatttggaggctcttcggattccttaggacacacatccccaatggacatgtttcttagcgcgatgcatggagcctcttcttcacctatctcatcaagatcaacttgctctacttgagagccgttagtctcatcaaacacaacgtcacatgagacttcaactagtccagtggacttgttaaagatcctatatgcccttgtgtttgagtcataaccaagtaaaaagccttctacagtcttaggagcaaatttagattttctacctcttttaacaagaataaagcatttgctaccaaagactctaaaatatgaaatattgggctttttaccgattaggagttcatacgatgtcttcttgaggattcggtgtagatacaaccggttgatggcctagcaggcggtgttgactgcctcggcccaaaaccgatccgaagtcttgtattcatcaagcatggtccttgccatgtccaatagagttctattcttcctctccaccacaccattttgctgtggcgtgtagggagaggagaactcatgcttgatgccctcctcctcaaggaagccttcaatttgagaattcttgaactccgtcccgttgtcgcttcttattttcttgatccttaagccgaactcattttgagcccgtctcaagaatccctttaaggtctcttgggtttgagatttttcctgcaaaaagaatacccaagtgaagcgagaataatcatccacaataacaagacaatacttactcccgccaatgcttatgtaagcaatcgggccgaatagatccatgtgtaggagctccagtggcctgtcggtcgtcattatgttcttatgtggatgatgagtgccaacttgctttcctgcctggcatgcgctgcaaatcctgtctttctcaaaatgaacattggttagtcctaaaatgtgttctccctttagaagcttgtgaagattcttcatcccaacatgggctagtcggcggtgccagagccaacccatgttagtcttagcaattaagcaggtgtcgagttcagctctatcaaaatttaccaagtatagctgaccctctaacactcccttaaatgctattgaatcatcacttcttctaaagacagtgacacctatatcagtgaatagacagttgtagcccatttgacataattgagatacggaaagcaaattgtagtctaatgaatcaacaagaaaaacatttgaaatggaatggtcaggtgaaatagcaattttaccaagacctttgaccaaaccttgatttccatccccgaatgtgatcgttctttggggatcttggtttttctcatatgaggagaacatctttttctcccttgtcatgtggtttgtgcacccgctgtcgagtatccaacttgagcccccggatgcataaacctacaaaacaagtttagttcttgactttaggtacccaaatggttttgggtcctttggcattagacacaagaacttcgggtacccaaacacaagtcttggagcccttgtgcttgcccccaacatatttggcaactaccttgccggatttgttagtcaacacataagatgcatcaaaagtcttaaatgaaatgctatgttcatttgatgcaataggaattttcttcttaggcaacttagcacgagttggttgcctagagctagatgtctcactcttatacataaaagcatggttagaatcagagtgagacttcctagaatgaattttcctaattttgtc contains these protein-coding regions:
- the LOC100283553 gene encoding BTB/POZ and MATH domain-containing protein 2, whose amino-acid sequence is MQYLTDVARSKDLLKVVGHSVIKAMCDGEFLMSRKWAVGGHDWEVHLRPKDHSEGHERPVTLRLVLISEARGGDVKAKLSCRLVDPTGRLKPSKENSKSHKFYKSGDYSGAIQVTGREDLEKSGYLVDDSYTVECSITVLKKAPARNTAAAAAATAMDRDAAMLPSLELHRHLGELLQKGTGADVTFHVSGEKFAAHKAILASRSPVFMAELFGGMKEEASRHIEVKDIKPAAFKAVLRFIYTGTAPELDKKGDGGTSLAQHLLAGADRYGLDMLKLICVGWLADRITVDTVATTLALAEQHGCSQLKASCIEFIAGYLDAVLETEGYKHLEASCPSVLTDILKATLRPTN